From Drosophila suzukii unplaced genomic scaffold, CBGP_Dsuzu_IsoJpt1.0 scf_6, whole genome shotgun sequence, the proteins below share one genomic window:
- the LOC139354996 gene encoding uncharacterized protein: protein MQTLGRRDVQGVIKDARLPMKPYINVVPKLLIGLDHGHLGLPLRTRRFAREGPYAAATELGWVVFGPVSGQSTTPSPRSCLLAVSMDDTMEKMVEDYFEMESFGVKLAPQVAGSDDAQAQRILEDTTVKVGRPYQTGLLWKDDYAVLPRSYEMAHRRLINVEKKLKRNGQLALEYDRIIKDYVSKGYARKLQQDEVAVTSDRLWYLPHFGVENPNKPGKVRLVFDAAAKVGGTSLNSALDKGPQHYKPLPAVLFHFREGAVGVCGDIKEMFHQVLIRPEDRCSQRFLWRDGNDDRDPDTYEDDNVMVSFVCAKTKCAPMRTMSIPRLELQAAVLGTRLMNTVQEEHSVDISETVLWTDSKTVLRWIGSTHRRYKQFVGNRVAEILESSKVSQWRWVPTADNAADDATRSQNKADLSPESRWLSGPAFLRQPASGWPAPEEGTKRVPDAPDEEEMPGEFALVAADEFAIPFKRFSS from the exons ATGCAGACGTTAGGTCGACGAGATGTCCAGGGCGTGATTAAGGATGCGCGTCTGCCGATGAAGCCCTACATCAACGTGGTGCCTAAGTTGCTCATCGGACTGGACCATGGACATTTGGGATTGCCACTTAGGACGAGGCGGTTTGCCAGAGAGGGACCGTATGCGGCCGCAACCGAGCTTGGATGGGTTGTGTTTGGGCCAGTAAGTGGGCAATCGACTACGCCGTCACCGAGGTCCTGCCTTCTAGCCGTGTCAATGGATGATACGATGGAAAAGATGGTGGAGGACTACTTCGAGATGGAAAGCTTTGGTGTGAAGCTCGCGCCACAGGTCGCAGGCAGCGATGACGCGCAGGCACAAAGGATCCTCGAAGATACCACGGTGAAAGTGGGGCGTCCCTACCAGACGGGATTACTCTGGAAGGACGACTACGCTGTGCTGCCACGGAGCTATGAGATGGCGCACAGACGGCTGATCAATGTGGAGAAGAAGTTGAAGCGCAACGGGCAGTTGGCGCTGGAATACGATCGTATCATCAAGGATTACGTATCCAAAGGATATGCGAGGAAGCTGCAGCAGGATGAGGTCGCGGTGACGAGCGACCGGCTATGGTATTTGCCACATTTTGGTGTCGAAAACCCGAACAAGCCCGGTAAGGTCCGGCTTGTGTTCGATGCTGCAGCCAAGGTTGGAGGAACCTCGCTAAATTCGGCGCTGGACAAGGGGCCTCAGCATTACAAGCCCTTGCCAGCCGTGCTCTTCCACTTCAGGGAAGGAGCAGTCGGAGTCTGCGGTGACATCAAGGAGATGTTCCACCAAGTGCTGATCCGACCCGAGGATCGATGTTCCCAACGATTCCTTTGGAGAGATGGCAACGACGATCGAGACCCGGATACGTACGAGGATGACAACGTGATGGTTAGCTTCGTGTGCGCAAAGACGAAGTGCGCGCCGATGAGAACGATGTCGATCCCAAGGTTGGAGCTGCAGGCAGCGGTTCTTGGAACCAGACTGATGAACACTGTCCAGGAGGAGCACAGTGTGGACATCAGCGAGACGGTGTTGTGGACGGACTCAAAGACGGTGCTGAGATGGATCGGCAGCACCCACCGCCGGTACAAGCAGTTTGTTGGCAACCGAGTGGCGGAGATTTTGGAGTCGTCGAAGGTTTCCCAGTGGAGGTGGGTACCTACAGCCGACAACGCAGCGGATGATGCGACGCGGTCGCAGAATAAGGCGGACCTTAGCCCGGAATCACGTTGGCTAAGTGGACCCGCATTTTTGAGGCAGCCAGCGAGCGGCTGGCCGGCGCCTGAGGAGGGAACTAAGCGTGTTCCAGATGCGC CTGATGAAGAGGAGATGCCCGGTGAGTTTGCATTGGTGGCCGCGGATGAATTTGCCATTCCGTTCAAGAGATTCTCGAGCTGA